The sequence GTATCTCCTAACTTCACGTTATTATCCTCAACTGCACTTGGTATAGCCACATGCGTGGCAGATGTGACACCCCTCCTGATATACCAGCATGCCGCCGCACTCCGGGCACTGCCCGCCCACGTTCATATTCAGGTATTGCTGCTCATCCTCAAGTTCACGCTCAGCTAGAAGTTTACCCTGGGGGTAATTGACTCCTTTAAGGGATTCGGTATTATTATCACCACTCTTAAGCTGCCTTTCCAGCACACTCCCGATGGCATCGGGGCAGGACAGCACCGCGTGGCCTTGCTCCCAGGCGATGGCGGGACAGCGAATGCCCCTGAGGTGTTTTACCACCGAGGTGACATCTACCCCAGAGCGAAGAGCAAGTGATATGAGCCTGCAGATGGCTTCAAGCTGAGCCGAGGCACAGCCCCCCGCCTTCCCCAGGCTGGAGAAGACCTCGCAGACCCCGTGTTCATCGGAGTTCACCGTTACATAGATATTGCCGCAACCAGTGGCTACCTTCTCGGTAACACCCCTGGTGGTCCTGGCTCGCCGCCTGGGGGCCCTGGGGACCAATGTATCGACCTTTTCCCCCTCAGCGAGGCTCAGCACCTGCCTATCCTTGCTCCTGTCTCGATAGATGGTGATCCCTTTACACCCCTCGGTATAGGCGAGCATATATGCTTGGGCCACATCCTCCCTGGTGGCGCTGTGTGGAAAGTTTATAGTCTTGGACACTGCATTATTGGTCGATTTTTGAAAAGCGGCCTGCATCCTGACGTGCCATTCGGGGCTGATGTCATGGGCGGTGACAAAGAACCTTCTAATGTCTTCGGGGATAATATCCATATCTTTAATAGAGCCCCGCTTGGCCAGTTCCTTCATAAGCTCTTCGCTATAGAATCCCTCCCTCTTGGCCACTTCCTCAAAGAGTGGGTTCACCTCCACCAGTTTATCGCCATCCAATATGTTGTGCACATAGCTCAGTGCAAATAGCGGCTCGATGCTGCTTGAACAGCCGGCAATGATGCTCAGGGTGCCGGTGGGGGCGATGGTGGTTCTGGTAGCGTTCCTTACCCTATGGCCGCCGGGAACATCGTAAACGCTCCCTTCAAAGGAGGGGAATACACCCCTCTCCTCTGCCAGTGCCATCGATGTCTCTGTCGCCTTTTGATTAATAAACTTCATGAGCTCATCAGCGACCCTGAGGGCATCATCCGAATCATAGGGAATTCCTAACTTAATCAACATATCGGCGAAACCCATCACCCCAAGGCCGATCTTCCTCGTCTTTTGGGTCATCTTCTCGATCTCGGGAATGGGGAAGCTGTTCTTATCGATCACATTGTCCAGGAACCTGACGGCTGTTGTTACTGTCTTGGCCAGCTTATCATAGTCTATAGCGGGCTTCCCTTCATCGAGCATCCGCGAAAGGTTTATCGAGCCCAGGTTGCAGGACTCGTAGGGGAGGAGGGGCTGCTCCCCGCAGGGGTTGGTGCTCTCGATTTTACCGAGGTGTGGGGTAGGGTTATTATCCTCATCGTTCATGCGGTCGATGAAAACCAGGCCCGGGTCGCCGGTTCGCCACGCCAGGTCCACGATCTTATCGAAGAGCTCCCTGGCGTTGAGCTTATCATGAATTGATTTATCACGGGGGTTTATCAGGTCATAGTCGGTGCCATCTACAACTGCCTTAATAAATTCACCGGTTGCCGCCACAGAGAGGTTGAAGTTGGTGAGGGTGTTGCCATTTTCCTTAGCGGTGATGAATTGCTCGATATCGGGATGATTGACGTTTAAGATAGCCATGTTGGCGCCACGGCGCATCCCCCCCTGCTTGATGACATCGGTGGCCGCATCGAAGGCTTTCATGAAGGAAACGGGACCGCTGGCAAACTTACCGGTGGACCCCACCATATCGCCCTCTGGCCTTAACCTGGAGAAGGAGAAGCCGGTGCCGCCGCCGCTCTTGTGAATAAGCGCGGTGTATTTTATCGCGTCGAAGATGCATTCCATGGAATCCTCGATAGGGAGGACGAAGCAGGCGGAGAGTTGTTGCAATTCCCGGCCGGCATTCATCAGGGTAGGGGAGTTGGGCAGAAAATCAAGATTGGCCATCGCCCGATAGAACTTCTCCTCCCAGGCTGTAATATCCACTTCGGGGTCGTAGTTGAGCTCGGCTGAGGCGATATTATGGGCCACGCGATGGAACATATCCTGGGGTGTTTCGACCTGATCCTTGCTATCCGTTTTCAGGTATCTCTTCTCCAGAACCCTCATTGCATTTTCCGAGAACCCGGCAGGTTCGGCTTTCGTTGACCCTAATTTCTTCAGCGGAGTAACCCTGCGGTCCTCAGCCGGCTGCTCCTTCCGTTTCGATTCGGTGGGGTGTATTACAACCTCCATTTCACTCCCTTCAGCTTCACTTCCTTCAGCGATAATTAGCTTCACCATTGATTGAATTTCAGCCGGCCTCAGTCGCGACTCGGGGATGGCGCCCTCCATTCCGGGAAAGCTCTGATAGGTTTGCTCCAGGCGCTGGATCACCTGTTCGGTAACTCGTTCCACCACCTCCCTATTCGAGATACCCAGAGAATCGGCGGCGCTAAACACAACGCGCGCGATTCTGTCACGGAGGTGAGGTGAGCCATTATTTCTACTCGAATTGGTTGCCATGACTTTTCTCCCATCTTACGTTGATGGCATTAGTCTGTTGCTTCTCCCCCGCTTTCTTTTACCAATTGCATTAAGCTCCTTATCGGAGAAATTGGGGAAGAGGGGGAGCTGGGTGGTGGAACTACGGGGCAGGCTGAGCCTGGCATAAGCATCTGCCTCTTCCCGCACCTCTTCGATGTCGTCGAAGGCGCGATATACGCTGGCGAAACGTATGTAGGCGATGCCATCGAGCTGGCGCAGTCGCTCCATCACCATATCCCCGATAACCGAGGCAGCTACCTCTCCCTTACCCGACTTACGAAGTCGATCCTCGATGTCAGCTACTATTTGCTCGATGGTGTCCTTAGAGACCGGGCGCTTGATGCAGGCCTTTCTAATCCCTCCCATTACTTTATCACGCCTGAACTCCTCGCGCTGCCCATTCTTCTTGATCACCAGCAGTGAGACCGTATGAAGCCGCTCGTAGGTAGTATAGCGAGCCCTACACCCGAGGCACTCGCGGCGTCGTCTTACTGCCTCAATCACATCGCGGGAGTCAATGACCTTGGAATCATCATGACCACAATAAGGACATCTCATGGCACGAAAATACACTATATAGGGCGGTGTTGCTATAATAACACAATATATAGTAATTGTCAATGCTTTTGGCTTCCAGGACATTAGTGACTGAGCACTGCTACACCAGCCTGAGTGAGATTTTTTAGTTATTCTTTGTTTGTCACGAAAATGAAGCTTCGGGTAGTTCGAGGGTTACCTTGTAAACCGGGCGTTCGATTCGATAGTTTTTAGTTGGAGTGGTCAAGTATATGGTCGCTTCGGTAAAAGTAGTTAACTCCTATTCGTTGCATCAATGATAAGTAAAGCACCCCTCAGATTGCTGAGGGGCATCTGAAGGCTCTTCGAATGTGCATAGTTGGAAGGAGTTCTCAGTGTGGGTTTGATATTAAATGGTATATATCCAGAACTCGTACTCCTCCGCATCCCGTAGGAAATATATCCTCAAGTACTGCGAGACTCCCTCGCCCAACATGTGCTTCCTGTACTCGTTTACCCGGACTGGCTGGTACTCAGGGTCACAAACGTTATGCTTCGCATTTCTACTCCCCATGCCGCAGTTATGCGCGAAAGGGGTTTAATAATGCAGGAGCCACTGGCTAGACTTGCGGCGAGCCGCTTTACACTCGCCAGCTTGCGGGGATTCAGCGGGGGTTCTATTAACCCAGTCACCGGCCGATGTAAACCTATTCTTAATCCCCCAGCAGTGCCTTTTAAAATCGGCATGCTTGTATTGTGAGGACCCAATGTGGGCCGGAGCATCGGCAGAACTGTGGGCCCGGGATGAGGAATCAATCTAACCTTGATATGTATTTCTGCACCGAAAGGTCAGTGAAAGTCCTTAAGCAGGGGAGTTCCCCACTGGAATTCCGTTATAGCTCCTGTCTGGTTAAACCCATATAGCGCGAGTTTGCTCTGCTCCACTCGGCGCCAGGGTTTCTTCATGGCAAGGTTCCCTGCAATTTCAGTTAAAGCAAAATCCGCAACACTGAGTATTCCCAAGCTATCCGCGAGCCGGATGGTACTTTTAGCGCTCGATATAGGGACAAGAGAGCCGCAGTCGCTCTGGCGACTACGGCTCTATATGGTCCCGGTTTGACCGGGAATGCTAGCGAACAAGGGTGCGGAAATGTGAGTTATTCTTGATGACAGGGGCTTCTACCTGATGTCTTCTGACCAGCGGGCGCCTTAGGATGGTGGGAATATCCAACTCCTGCTCACTCTCCGCGCTCTGGAGAAGACGACGCAACTCCTCGTCTTTGCGTACCGTTTTACTCCCGGTGCCATAGAAGCCGGTGGCGATCAGTGTCAGTTTTACCTCGTTATCCATCGAGGGATCGAGGCTTACGCCGAATATGATGTTCGCCTCGGGGTCTACTGCCTTGCCGATGATCTGAGCTGCCTCGTTGACCTCAAAGAGGGTCAGGCTACTGCCGCCGGTGATATTAAAGAGAACCCCCTTGGCCCCCTCTATGGAGACATCCAGAAGTGGGCTGGCGAGGGCTGCCTCAGCGGCATCGACGGCGCGATGCTGACCACTGCCATTACCGATGGACATCCAGGCTGGACCAGCATCCTTCATCACCGCATTGACATCGGCGAAGTCGAGATTGATCATCCCCGGTACCGTTATCACCTCGGCAATGGCCTGAACCGCATGCATGAGAACATCGTCGGCCATCCTGAAGGCGCTGTCTACCGCAGTCCGCTGGTCGCAGAGGGCAAGCAGGCGGTCATTGGGGACGGTGATCAGGGTATCCACCTTGTCAATCAGCCGTTCGATACCATCTTCAGCCACCGTGGTGCGATGCGTCCCTTCGAAGGCGAATGGTTTGGTGACCACGGCAATGGTGAGCGCGCCCGCTTCTTTGGCAAGCTCCGCAACCACCGGAGCGGTGCCGGTACCGGTACCGCCACCCATGCCAGCGGTGATAAATACCATGTCACAATCGTTGACGCATTCGCGTAGCTCATCGCGGCTCTGCTCTGCGGCTTTAAGGCCCAGCTCGGCGTTACCCCCAACACCCAATCCTCTGGTCAACTTCTCCCCGATCTGAATACGGGCAGGTACCTCGGTACCGAGCAAGGCCTGGGAATCGGTGTTAATCCCGATGAAGTCCACACCTTGAATATCTGCCTGGATCATGCGGGTGATCGCATTGCAACCACCACCTCCAAGGCCTAAGACCTTAATCTTTGCTGGGTTAGGAACAAAGTTCGTTCTTGCCATGTTTTCCTCCTTTCCTTAGTGTATAACTATTCTCCTCATTCGGATAACGAAGCGCTTGAGGGTTTCGCTGAGTCCGCGATTTTGCCAGCTTTCCTCGCCTGTGTGCTTCTTGGAACCCCAGAGTGCCAGGCCAACGCTGGTGGCGTAGGCCGGGTCGGGTAGGATATCAGTGATACCGTAAACGCCGGTGGGCACGCCGACACGCACCGGCAATCCCAGCACCTCTCGTCCCATTGTTTCTATTCCCCTAAGATTGGCGCAGCCCCCGGTGAGCACCAGCCCTGCGGGTACACTCTTGACATGATCTGAGGGTAGCTCTAAAGCGATCAAGTTTAGAATCTCCTCCATCCGTGCCCTGATTATATCATTGAGGTCTTGATAGGAGACGCCGTAGCCGTTCTCCATACCCATCATAGTATTAGCTTCTTCCTCTTCGCCATTGTAGAGGGGCATCACGGTGCCATACTTCCGCTTCATCACCTCAGCGACGTCAAAGGGTAGCCCCAGACCAATAGCGATGTCCCGGGTAAGCTGATAGCCCGCCACGGGGAGGATGGAGGTGTGACAGATGCTGCCCTCCTTGAAGATAGCGATGTCTGTGGTGCCACCGCCAATATCGGCGAGGACTACTCCTGCGTCCCGCTCGTCGGGCCTTATCACCGCCTGGGCGCTGGCCAGCGGTTCCAGAATCAGATCTTCGATTTCAAGGCCTGCGCCCCGGATGCACTTGACCAGGTTCTGGACAGAGCTTACGGCAGCGGTTATGACGTGGGTTTCCACATCCAGCCTGAAGCCGTGCATCCCAACCGGATTCTTAACGCCGACCTGACCATCTAGGGCGTAGCCCCTGGGGATAACGTGGAGCAGCTTCCGGTCGTTAGGGACGGTGAAGGTGCGGGCGGAACGGAGGACACGCTTCAGGTCATCCGAGCGCACCAGACGGTCACCACGAGAGATAGAGACCACCCCTTTTCTATTGAGGGAGGTTATATGCCTGCCGGTGACACCCACATATGCCGATTCCATTCTGAACCCGCTGGCCTGCTCTGCCTTGCGCACTGAACTACGTATCGACTCCCTTGCCTCAGTGATATTCACCACCAGACCCTTGTGTAGGCCCCTGCTGTGGGTAACACCAACCCCCAGAACCTGGAGGTCCCCGCCATGGCCGGCTTTAGCCATGATGCTGCAGACCTTGGTGGTTCCCACATCGATACAAGAAATTATTTCGCTCTTTGCCATCTACCTCCTCCTTTTGAGTTAATTTTTTTAACAGCCCTTTTTGTATCGAACCCTTTGTATCGAACCCATTACATCATGTCACCCCCTTATTATATTAGGCGGGGAGTGTCGCTGCCCATAACCTTGGGCTCGAAGCAGACGGTCTAATAATCCCGCCACTGGGCAGTACACTGTCCGATATTCCTTCCATAAATATAAAACCACTAAATACGCTCAGCCACTCTCATTTTGGCACTGCGACTGCGCGGATTTGCCTGGATCTCGGTGTGTGAAGGGGTGACCACCCCTTTTACGATTAGTTTAAGCGTAGCATGATGACCACAGATGCAAACCGGCGTCCGTGGGGGGCAGAGACAATCCTGTGACTCCCTCCTGAAGTAGTCCTTTACTAGCCGATCCTCCAGGGAGTGAAAGCTGATAACCACCAGCCGACCTCCTACCTTCAGTACATTGAGTGCCTGCTTAAGCGCTACCTTGAGGCGCTCCAGTTCCCGGTTTACTGCGATACGAAGTGCCTGAAATGTTCTGGTGGCGGGGTGAATCCTGCCCCGCTTGCCAACCGCCCTCACCACCGTGGCGGCAAGCTCAAGCGTGGTGTTTAGCGGTCGATTTTCAACTATAGATCTGGCTATCTCTCTCCCTTTATGCTCCTCGCCATACCTCTTGATAATGCGGGCAAGCTCCTCTTCAGGGAAGGTATTTACGATGGTCGCTGCAGTGAACTCCTGCGAGGGGTTAAAGCACATATTAAGAGGGGCTTCATGCTGGAAGCTGAAGCCCCTTGTGGTATCAGCGAGCTGGAATGACGACATGCCCAGGTCGAACAGGATTCCGTTTACCGGTTCAAAGCCAAATCTGGAACAGATATCCGCCAGATTGGCGAAATCTTCATTGATTAAGATAGCCTTCTTGCCATAGGGGAGAAGCGTGGCCCGTGCCCGCTTGATGGCTTGTGGATCGGTATCGATACCCAAAACACGACCGCCGTGCTCCAGCACGGCGGTGGCATGTCCACCTTCACCGACGGTACAGTCGACGTACTGCCCTCCGAGCTTGACCTGGAGCGCCTCGATGGCCTCATTTAGCAAAACGGGGGTGTGTATCACTGGCGTGTCT is a genomic window of Dehalococcoidia bacterium containing:
- a CDS encoding vitamin B12-dependent ribonucleotide reductase produces the protein MATNSSRNNGSPHLRDRIARVVFSAADSLGISNREVVERVTEQVIQRLEQTYQSFPGMEGAIPESRLRPAEIQSMVKLIIAEGSEAEGSEMEVVIHPTESKRKEQPAEDRRVTPLKKLGSTKAEPAGFSENAMRVLEKRYLKTDSKDQVETPQDMFHRVAHNIASAELNYDPEVDITAWEEKFYRAMANLDFLPNSPTLMNAGRELQQLSACFVLPIEDSMECIFDAIKYTALIHKSGGGTGFSFSRLRPEGDMVGSTGKFASGPVSFMKAFDAATDVIKQGGMRRGANMAILNVNHPDIEQFITAKENGNTLTNFNLSVAATGEFIKAVVDGTDYDLINPRDKSIHDKLNARELFDKIVDLAWRTGDPGLVFIDRMNDEDNNPTPHLGKIESTNPCGEQPLLPYESCNLGSINLSRMLDEGKPAIDYDKLAKTVTTAVRFLDNVIDKNSFPIPEIEKMTQKTRKIGLGVMGFADMLIKLGIPYDSDDALRVADELMKFINQKATETSMALAEERGVFPSFEGSVYDVPGGHRVRNATRTTIAPTGTLSIIAGCSSSIEPLFALSYVHNILDGDKLVEVNPLFEEVAKREGFYSEELMKELAKRGSIKDMDIIPEDIRRFFVTAHDISPEWHVRMQAAFQKSTNNAVSKTINFPHSATREDVAQAYMLAYTEGCKGITIYRDRSKDRQVLSLAEGEKVDTLVPRAPRRRARTTRGVTEKVATGCGNIYVTVNSDEHGVCEVFSSLGKAGGCASAQLEAICRLISLALRSGVDVTSVVKHLRGIRCPAIAWEQGHAVLSCPDAIGSVLERQLKSGDNNTESLKGVNYPQGKLLAERELEDEQQYLNMNVGGQCPECGGMLVYQEGCHICHACGYTKCS
- the nrdR gene encoding transcriptional regulator NrdR; the protein is MTITIYCVIIATPPYIVYFRAMRCPYCGHDDSKVIDSRDVIEAVRRRRECLGCRARYTTYERLHTVSLLVIKKNGQREEFRRDKVMGGIRKACIKRPVSKDTIEQIVADIEDRLRKSGKGEVAASVIGDMVMERLRQLDGIAYIRFASVYRAFDDIEEVREEADAYARLSLPRSSTTQLPLFPNFSDKELNAIGKRKRGRSNRLMPST
- the ftsZ gene encoding cell division protein FtsZ; translated protein: MARTNFVPNPAKIKVLGLGGGGCNAITRMIQADIQGVDFIGINTDSQALLGTEVPARIQIGEKLTRGLGVGGNAELGLKAAEQSRDELRECVNDCDMVFITAGMGGGTGTGTAPVVAELAKEAGALTIAVVTKPFAFEGTHRTTVAEDGIERLIDKVDTLITVPNDRLLALCDQRTAVDSAFRMADDVLMHAVQAIAEVITVPGMINLDFADVNAVMKDAGPAWMSIGNGSGQHRAVDAAEAALASPLLDVSIEGAKGVLFNITGGSSLTLFEVNEAAQIIGKAVDPEANIIFGVSLDPSMDNEVKLTLIATGFYGTGSKTVRKDEELRRLLQSAESEQELDIPTILRRPLVRRHQVEAPVIKNNSHFRTLVR
- the ftsA gene encoding cell division protein FtsA — translated: MAKSEIISCIDVGTTKVCSIMAKAGHGGDLQVLGVGVTHSRGLHKGLVVNITEARESIRSSVRKAEQASGFRMESAYVGVTGRHITSLNRKGVVSISRGDRLVRSDDLKRVLRSARTFTVPNDRKLLHVIPRGYALDGQVGVKNPVGMHGFRLDVETHVITAAVSSVQNLVKCIRGAGLEIEDLILEPLASAQAVIRPDERDAGVVLADIGGGTTDIAIFKEGSICHTSILPVAGYQLTRDIAIGLGLPFDVAEVMKRKYGTVMPLYNGEEEEANTMMGMENGYGVSYQDLNDIIRARMEEILNLIALELPSDHVKSVPAGLVLTGGCANLRGIETMGREVLGLPVRVGVPTGVYGITDILPDPAYATSVGLALWGSKKHTGEESWQNRGLSETLKRFVIRMRRIVIH
- the rsmH gene encoding 16S rRNA (cytosine(1402)-N(4))-methyltransferase RsmH, with amino-acid sequence MIHTPVLLNEAIEALQVKLGGQYVDCTVGEGGHATAVLEHGGRVLGIDTDPQAIKRARATLLPYGKKAILINEDFANLADICSRFGFEPVNGILFDLGMSSFQLADTTRGFSFQHEAPLNMCFNPSQEFTAATIVNTFPEEELARIIKRYGEEHKGREIARSIVENRPLNTTLELAATVVRAVGKRGRIHPATRTFQALRIAVNRELERLKVALKQALNVLKVGGRLVVISFHSLEDRLVKDYFRRESQDCLCPPRTPVCICGHHATLKLIVKGVVTPSHTEIQANPRSRSAKMRVAERI